A region from the Spea bombifrons isolate aSpeBom1 chromosome 7, aSpeBom1.2.pri, whole genome shotgun sequence genome encodes:
- the PRR14 gene encoding proline-rich protein 14 isoform X2, with amino-acid sequence MRSEAIDSERQHRRRMLVYRPSPDNLPAAQRAEPETQPGTYPTGTPGRRERRAGRRRHLPSSPLERRHKKVLTVALTDISKEVEIRHAKSNLNDRPSTSEDSAENSEPAPKKRDRPDSSFHLAPPSILPSHAVTTPLAALSPPPYPSEAPSSPPKLQSWSLVPILHSVRSKLESFADIFLSPIKCRSGWRTEQSSLAGPGGAEPRSEAEEGGELNRAGEKAAQAVEESQEEMDDCVRTSLRHSVDRTQTELAASTLCLVTQPPTNDKQGLCQPSPEELQHGTDGRGMRESSTSDRTSLTTTKPRTGMKIELKIAVSALGRPPLERRFSCPSRLLSPVRVTPCSPPAGPGDAGESGNLVLLPRRASYPYRRRHSLGAADERKAMSLSAFSFTCLRKEKHPFLLCHSGGPGTYQPVDNGRTNHQPVGQVSCQSPSVARNGLRHQFLPTQTHLGGGRQLEDSSLSSSETKGKENATICGKVSNFQIRKRPTRHEGNLTPLGLPKRARTFETIFEEPVMRGGNLILTSQRPLRRLIVFRDSGVHPRRQRKKGRGGGRGRRGDPSNTAKSRDLELLLENKLTQLDAALRGAEAAETDLSGCF; translated from the exons GCCGTCTCCTGATAACTTACCGGCAGCGCAAAGAGCAGAACCCGAGACCCAGCCCGGTACCTATCCCACCGGCACTCCCGGGCGCCGAGAGAGGCGAGCCGGGCGCCGGCGGCATCTTCCTTCATCCCCTCTGGAAAGACGACACAAGAAGGTGTTAACAGTGGCGCTGACGGACATCTCGAAAGAG GTGGAGATCCGTCATGCAAAGTCCAACCTTAACGACAG ACCAAGCACCAGCGAGGATTCGGCAGAGAACAGCGAACCTGCCCCTAAGAAAAGAGACCGTCCGG ACTCTTCCTTTCACTTGGCTCCACCTAGTATCTTACCTTCGCATGCAGTAACCACTCCCCTGGCGGCCCTGTCTCCACCCCCTTACCCCTCAGAAGCACCCAGTAGTCCTCCCAAACTTCAGAGCTGGAGTCTGGTTCCCATTCTGCACAGCGTGCGCTCCAAGCTGGAGAGCTTTGCTGACATTTTTCTCAGCCCCATTAAATGCCGTAGCGGCTGGAGGACTGAACAGTCCAGCCTGGCGGGCCCCGGTGGAGCAGAACCTCGGAGCGAGGCGGAGGAAGGAGGGGAACTGAATCGAGCAGGAGAGAAAGCGGCACAAGCGGTGGAGGAGTCCCAGGAAGAGATGGACGACTGTGTGCGGACGAGTTTGCGGCATTCAGTAGACCGCACACAGACGGAGCTGGCTGCGAGCACTCTGTGTCTCGTTACACAACCTCCCACCAACGATAAGCAGGGGCTGTGCCAGCCGTCTCCAGAGGAGCTGCAGCACGGGACTGATGGGAGAGGCATGAGGGAGAGCAGCACTTCAGACAGGACTTCCCTCACCACCACAAAACCAAGGACTGGTATGAAGATTGAGCTAAAGATCGCGGTGTCTGCGCTGGGCAGACCCCCGCTCGAGCGCCGTTTCTCCTGTCCCTCTCGGCTCCTCTCTCCCGTTCGTGTGACTCCCTGCTCTCCTCCGGCTGGTCCGGGAGATGCTGGGGAGAGCGGCAATCTAGTGCTGCTCCCCCGCAGAGCCAGCTATCCCTACAGGAGACGGCACAGTCTGGGCGCAGCGGACGAGCGAAAGGCAATGTCGCTCTCGGCCTTCTCTTTTACTTGTCTGAGGAAAGAAAAGCATCCGTTCCTTTTATGCCATTCGGGTGGCCCTGGAACCTACCAGCCGGTGGATAACGGGAGGACAAACCACCAGCCAGTAGG TCAGGTGTCCTGTCAGAGCCCGAGCGTCGCCAGAAATGGGTTAAGACATCAGTTTCTCCCAACACAGACCCACCTTGGGGGGGGACGTCAGCTAGAAGATTCCTCTCTTTCCAGTTCAGAAACGAAG ggaaaagaaaatgccACCATCTGTGGGAAAGTGTCAAACTTCCAAATACGAAAGAGACCCACAAGGCACGAAGGGAACCTGACCCCACTGGGGCTCCCAAAACGAGCAAG AACATTCGAGACCATCTTTGAGGAGCCTGTGATGAGGGGGGGGAACCTTATCCTGACAAGCCAGCGGCCCCTGAGGCGGCTCATTGTTTTCCGGGACAGCGGAGTTCATCCTCGCAGACAAAGGAAAAAGGGAAGAGGTGGAGGCCGCGGCCGCAGAGGAGACCCCAGTAATACAGCCAAGAGCCGTGACTTGGAGCTCTTGCTAGAGAACAAACTGACCCAGCTGGACGCGGCTTTGCGGGGCGCCGAGGCGGCAGAAACGGACCTGTCAGGCTGTTTCTAG
- the PRR14 gene encoding proline-rich protein 14 isoform X1, whose amino-acid sequence MRSEAIDSERQHRRRMLVYRPSPDNLPAAQRAEPETQPGTYPTGTPGRRERRAGRRRHLPSSPLERRHKKVLTVALTDISKEVEIRHAKSNLNDRPSTSEDSAENSEPAPKKRDRPDSSFHLAPPSILPSHAVTTPLAALSPPPYPSEAPSSPPKLQSWSLVPILHSVRSKLESFADIFLSPIKCRSGWRTEQSSLAGPGGAEPRSEAEEGGELNRAGEKAAQAVEESQEEMDDCVRTSLRHSVDRTQTELAASTLCLVTQPPTNDKQGLCQPSPEELQHGTDGRGMRESSTSDRTSLTTTKPRTGMKIELKIAVSALGRPPLERRFSCPSRLLSPVRVTPCSPPAGPGDAGESGNLVLLPRRASYPYRRRHSLGAADERKAMSLSAFSFTCLRKEKHPFLLCHSGGPGTYQPVDNGRTNHQPVGQVSCQSPSVARNGLRHQFLPTQTHLGGGRQLEDSSLSSSETKGKENATICGKVSNFQIRKRPTRHEGNLTPLGLPKRARLEKEEFSLEEIYTNKNYRTPTEKRTFETIFEEPVMRGGNLILTSQRPLRRLIVFRDSGVHPRRQRKKGRGGGRGRRGDPSNTAKSRDLELLLENKLTQLDAALRGAEAAETDLSGCF is encoded by the exons GCCGTCTCCTGATAACTTACCGGCAGCGCAAAGAGCAGAACCCGAGACCCAGCCCGGTACCTATCCCACCGGCACTCCCGGGCGCCGAGAGAGGCGAGCCGGGCGCCGGCGGCATCTTCCTTCATCCCCTCTGGAAAGACGACACAAGAAGGTGTTAACAGTGGCGCTGACGGACATCTCGAAAGAG GTGGAGATCCGTCATGCAAAGTCCAACCTTAACGACAG ACCAAGCACCAGCGAGGATTCGGCAGAGAACAGCGAACCTGCCCCTAAGAAAAGAGACCGTCCGG ACTCTTCCTTTCACTTGGCTCCACCTAGTATCTTACCTTCGCATGCAGTAACCACTCCCCTGGCGGCCCTGTCTCCACCCCCTTACCCCTCAGAAGCACCCAGTAGTCCTCCCAAACTTCAGAGCTGGAGTCTGGTTCCCATTCTGCACAGCGTGCGCTCCAAGCTGGAGAGCTTTGCTGACATTTTTCTCAGCCCCATTAAATGCCGTAGCGGCTGGAGGACTGAACAGTCCAGCCTGGCGGGCCCCGGTGGAGCAGAACCTCGGAGCGAGGCGGAGGAAGGAGGGGAACTGAATCGAGCAGGAGAGAAAGCGGCACAAGCGGTGGAGGAGTCCCAGGAAGAGATGGACGACTGTGTGCGGACGAGTTTGCGGCATTCAGTAGACCGCACACAGACGGAGCTGGCTGCGAGCACTCTGTGTCTCGTTACACAACCTCCCACCAACGATAAGCAGGGGCTGTGCCAGCCGTCTCCAGAGGAGCTGCAGCACGGGACTGATGGGAGAGGCATGAGGGAGAGCAGCACTTCAGACAGGACTTCCCTCACCACCACAAAACCAAGGACTGGTATGAAGATTGAGCTAAAGATCGCGGTGTCTGCGCTGGGCAGACCCCCGCTCGAGCGCCGTTTCTCCTGTCCCTCTCGGCTCCTCTCTCCCGTTCGTGTGACTCCCTGCTCTCCTCCGGCTGGTCCGGGAGATGCTGGGGAGAGCGGCAATCTAGTGCTGCTCCCCCGCAGAGCCAGCTATCCCTACAGGAGACGGCACAGTCTGGGCGCAGCGGACGAGCGAAAGGCAATGTCGCTCTCGGCCTTCTCTTTTACTTGTCTGAGGAAAGAAAAGCATCCGTTCCTTTTATGCCATTCGGGTGGCCCTGGAACCTACCAGCCGGTGGATAACGGGAGGACAAACCACCAGCCAGTAGG TCAGGTGTCCTGTCAGAGCCCGAGCGTCGCCAGAAATGGGTTAAGACATCAGTTTCTCCCAACACAGACCCACCTTGGGGGGGGACGTCAGCTAGAAGATTCCTCTCTTTCCAGTTCAGAAACGAAG ggaaaagaaaatgccACCATCTGTGGGAAAGTGTCAAACTTCCAAATACGAAAGAGACCCACAAGGCACGAAGGGAACCTGACCCCACTGGGGCTCCCAAAACGAGCAAG ATTAGAGAAAGAAGAATTCAGCCTTGAGGAGATCTACACCAATAAGAATTACCGCACCCCAACTGAGAAAAG AACATTCGAGACCATCTTTGAGGAGCCTGTGATGAGGGGGGGGAACCTTATCCTGACAAGCCAGCGGCCCCTGAGGCGGCTCATTGTTTTCCGGGACAGCGGAGTTCATCCTCGCAGACAAAGGAAAAAGGGAAGAGGTGGAGGCCGCGGCCGCAGAGGAGACCCCAGTAATACAGCCAAGAGCCGTGACTTGGAGCTCTTGCTAGAGAACAAACTGACCCAGCTGGACGCGGCTTTGCGGGGCGCCGAGGCGGCAGAAACGGACCTGTCAGGCTGTTTCTAG
- the FBRS gene encoding probable fibrosin-1, with protein sequence MEAQPHTPRARSGPRVPRRRSKSQRDRRRGPSPANSSSSSPEPALWPRPQRKKRRRRKERDSAPLREEDLIDGFCISSYGSLEAMQRDASLDSAPQEETFRKRPTGKRKRSDDPSSEDPGTSSLENRVSALVGQRQRRGHKEQEALSCGLDAGYICDAESSCDEQVPGDDLAVSFTVSTSPATLPVTGSRFKLLVQSKVSGLDRSCERSQEQEIYPAEPKQCPPAAPRSTPRSPPHAVPSASPKAQPTLSQPATAAAPDPNVNSSSRSSLPKTVSVPQTSQRPPTPSVCLSGHSIAHNFPSALRPPSHHHMGLFAPSPGLPPPPPLLQVTGHPASAVLSEHDVIGQNIGSRFLSAPGGGAELGTAIRPMYQFHQHNHQHTHQHTHQHFTPYPHNVGSATFEKYPGKIESLYRQNFFQPFSPVLTTLPPVLPPTVSFGSLQGAFQPKSTNSELASQCSVPPAIGHKAPQLQDQFKPRRSGRWCAMHVRVAYMILRHQERLKLAHGTHKSDFRGDLLSCVPTGLSSHDLTRPSSLFNGAVPHAPGQYQVAPPAVPSFLHPPGHMDTFIRTSGFSPLASLTNGAFGGLGSPSYNPSTMFNQKESPAVHSFSGPHDPWNRLHRTPPSFPTAPPPVCAKASDLDSRNATNIKDEKERDLLFSRLARHPSPLTPTQRHPGGDERGPSRTISPYVGVRPGSSSEMKPRLTPEHPSKVKVKEEPEPLFEVGRSPLPGLHLPHPSPPFDRLRGAFLGEQYPHTLEAWRDIYRRADPAPLRLPLGPPQRLYEQREERAHILREDFERARVYGLPAHVAMQPAAQSMLGSLYPHPGASLINKTPPMNLLTAPPPLISNSRPGSPHRRDLYKERDSR encoded by the exons ATGGAGGCCCAGCCCCATACGCCCAGAGCCCGATCGGGGCCACGGGTCCCACGGAGACGCTCCAAGTCCCAGAGAGACAGACGGCGGGGCCCGTCCCCCGCAAACTCTTCTTCCTCGAGTCCCGAGCCGGCTCTTTGGCCACGTCCGCAACGCAAAAAAcggaggaggaggaaagaaaGGGACAGCGCTCCGCTGAGAGAGGAGGACCTGATCGACGGCTTCTGCATCAGCAGCTATGGAAGCCTGGAAGCCATGCAG AGAGATGCTTCTCTGGACTCGGCGCCTCAGGAGGAGACATTCAGGAAGCGTCCAACTGGGAAGAGAAAGCGAAGCGACGACCCCAGCTCGGAGGATCCGGGGACCAGCAGCCTTGAAAATCGAGTGTCAGCTCTTGTGGGCCAGAGACAGCGCAGGGGTCACAAAGAACAG GAGGCCCTGAGCTGCGGTCTGGATGCCGGATATATA tgtgaTGCAGAGAGTAGCTGTGATGAGCAG GTCCCCGGTGATGATCTAGCGGTGTCTTTCACTGTATCCACAAGCCCAG CTACGCTCCCTGTTACTGGAAGTCGCTTTAAGCTCTTGGTTCAGTCGAAAGTTTCCGGTCTGGATAGAAGCTGTGAGAGGAGCCAGGAACAGGAGATTTACCCAGCAGAGCCTAAGCAGTGCCCTCCTGCGGCCCCTCGGAGCACTCCACGCAGCCCTCCTCACGCTGTGCCCAGCGCCTCCCCCAAAGCACAGCCTACGCTCTCCCAGCCGGCAACCGCTGCAGCCCCTGATCCAAATGTAAATAG TTCCAGTCGCAGCAGTCTACCCAAAACAGTGTCTGTACCGCAGACGTCTCAGCGACCCCCTACACCGTCGGTTTGTCTGTCGGGTCACAGCATCGCGCACAATTTCCCCTCTGCCTTGCGTCCACCATCACATCACCACATGGGCCTGTTTGCCCCTTCTCCGGGtctccctcctcctccccccctacTGCAGGTCACCGGACACCCCGCCTCAGCCGTCTTATCTG AACACGATGTGATTGGACAGAATATCGGGTCTCGCTTCTTGTCTGCTCCTGGCGGTGGAGCGGAGCTGGGTACGGCTATCCGACCCATGTACCAGTTCCACCAACACAACCATCAGCACACGCACCAACACACGCACCAGCACTTCACGCCCTATCCCCACAACGTGGGCTCTGCCACG TTTGAGAAGTACCCGGGTAAGATagagagtctgtacagacagaAC TTTTTCCAGCCATTTTCTCCTGTCCTCACCACGCTCCCTCCTGTTCTACCTCCCACCGTATCATTTGGATCACTGCAGGGGGCGTTTCAGCCCAAG AGCACAAATTCTGAGCTGGCCTCACAATGCTCTGTGCCCCCAGCCATCGGCCACAAGGCTCCTCAG CTCCAAGACCAGTTCAAGCCAAGG AGGTCGGGCCGTTGGTGTGCGATGCACGTTCGCGTGGCTTACATGATCTTGCGGCACCAGGAGAGACTCAAG CTCGCGCATGGGACCCATAAGTCTGATTTCCGAGGTGATCTGCTCTCTTGCGTTCCCACCGGACTCTCCTCACACGATCTAACGCGGCCATCCTCCCTCTTTAATG GCGCGGTGCCACATGCCCCTGGGCAGTATCAGGTCGCCCCCCCTGCTGTACCCTCCTTCCTTCATCCACCAGGACACATGG ACACGTTTATCCGAACATCAGGATTCTCTCCTCTGGCCTCTCTGACGAACGGAGCATTTGGTGGCCTAGGGAGTCCCTCGTATA ACCCCTCCACCATGTTCAATCAGAAGGAATCCCCTGCAGTCCACAGCTTTTCTGGTCCTCATGACCCCTGGAACCGGCTCCATCGCACACCCCCATCATTCCCCACCGCTCCCCCGCCGGTCTGCGCCAAGGCGTCGGACCTCGACTCGCGCAACGCCACCAACATTAAGGACGAAAAGGAGAG GGACCTTCTCTTCTCCCGCCTGGCGCGACATCCCTCACCTCTCACCCCCACTCAGCGTCACCCTGGGGGGGACGAACGAGGCCCCAGCCGCACGATTTCCCCGTATGTCGGGGTGAGACCTGGGAGCAGCTCGGAAATGAAGCCTCGTCTAACCCCAGAGCATCCGTCCAAAGTGAAAGTGAAGGAGGAACCTGAGCCGCTCTTTGAAGTGGGGCGCTCCCCTCTCCCCGGGCTGCACTTGCCCCATCCTTCGCCTCCGTTCGACAGACTTCGAGGGGCTTTCCTGGGGGAGCAGTATCCCCATACATTAGAAGCCTGGAGAGACATATACCGCAGAGCAGATCCTGCCCCTCTCCGTCTTCCTCTGGGACCCCCCCAACGTCTGTACGAGCAGCGGGAAGAAAGAGCTCATATCTTGCGTGAGGACTTTGAACGTGCCCGGGTGTACGGACTGCCTGCCCACGTTGCCATGCAGCCTGCCGCACAATCCATGCTTGGCTCCCTCTACCCTCACCCAGGCGCTAGCCTCATCAACAAGACTCCCCCCATGAACCTACTGACTGCTCCCCCGCCGCTGATCTCAAACTCGAGGCCGGGGTCTCCGCACCGCAGGGACCTTTACAAGGAGAGAGACTCCAGATAG